The genomic stretch ACCCAGGGGCCGCCCTCCTCACTGGCATCCAGGGTGCCAGCCCCCTCCCTGACCTGTGTGTCTTTCCCCAGTTTTGGGAGGTCATCAGTGACGAGCACGGGATCGACCCCACTGGCAGTTACCATGGAGACAGCGACTTGCAGCTGGAGAGAATCAACGTGTACTACAATGAAGCTGCAGGTGATGAGCCATGCTTTCTGCCCAGTCCCCCTGCTTTGCACGCTGGGGCGGACGCAGTGTCCTAGGGACAGCCGGTGGCCCCGGCACAGAGAGGCTGCTTGCATGCATTTAAAGTGTCGGCTGCTAAAAATGACCGGCGCAGCCCCCCTGACTCCTGCATGTTGGCCATGACTAAGCAGCCGCCGCTGGCTCCTCTTCTAAGGCAGAGAGACAGCTCTGTTCGCTGCCTTTTGTCTCTGGTGCTAGAATTTTCTCTAATGATGCTGCTGTGAGAGGCGCATGGAGCACAGCCCGGGCTGTGATCCCTGTGCCCCCCGCCAGTCTAAGTCCGGCTCTGTTCCCCGCAGGTAACAAATACGTGCCTCGGGCCATCCTGGTGGATCTGGAGCCGGGCTCCATGGACTCGGTCCGGTCCGGGCCCTTTGGCCAGATCTTCAGGCCCGACAACTTC from Canis aureus isolate CA01 chromosome 37, VMU_Caureus_v.1.0, whole genome shotgun sequence encodes the following:
- the LOC144306328 gene encoding tubulin beta-4B chain-like isoform X1; translated protein: MGPLLQGQGGDPGAALLTGIQGASPLPDLCVFPQFWEVISDEHGIDPTGSYHGDSDLQLERINVYYNEAAGNKYVPRAILVDLEPGSMDSVRSGPFGQIFRPDNFVFGSGVESRGSSTHVLN
- the LOC144306328 gene encoding tubulin beta-4B chain-like isoform X2 — translated: MEFWEVISDEHGIDPTGSYHGDSDLQLERINVYYNEAAGNKYVPRAILVDLEPGSMDSVRSGPFGQIFRPDNFVFGSGVESRGSSTHVLN